Proteins encoded by one window of Lathyrus oleraceus cultivar Zhongwan6 chromosome 1, CAAS_Psat_ZW6_1.0, whole genome shotgun sequence:
- the LOC127130127 gene encoding pectinesterase 2.2: MDATIITGSLNFIDGTTTFNSATVAAVGDEFIAQDIGFQNTAGPEKHQAVALRVGADQSVINRCKIDAFQDTLYAHSNRQFYRDSFITGTVDFIFGNAGVVFQKSKLVARKHMSKQKNMVTVQGREDPNQNTATSIQQCNVIPSSDLKPVQGSIKTYLGRPWKKYSRTVVLQSVVDSHIYPAGWAEWDAASKDFLQTLYYGEYLNSGAGAGTSKRVTWPGYHIIKTAAEASKFTVTQLIQGNVWLKNTGVAFIEGL, from the coding sequence CTGCTGTTGGAGATGAGTTTATAGCTCAGGACATAGGGTTCCAAAACACGGCAGGCCCAGAAAAGCACCAGGCGGTTGCTCTCCGCGTAGGTGCTGATCAATCTGTCATCAACCGTTGTAAAATTGACGCATTTCAAGACACCCTCTACGCACACTCCAACCGACAATTTTACCGTGACTCCTTCATTACCGGTACTGTTGACTTTATCTTTGGAAACGCAGGTGTTGTGTTCCAGAAGAGCAAACTTGTGGCCCGAAAGCACATGAGCAAACAAAAGAACATGGTCACAGTCCAAGGTCGAGAAGACCCAAACCAGAACACTGCAACTTCAATTCAGCAATGTAATGTCATACCAAGCTCGGACCTCAAGCCTGTGCAAGGCTCCATCAAAACATACCTAGGCCGTCCATGGAAGAAATACTCCAGGACTGTTGTGTTGCAGTCCGTCGTGGACAGCCATATTTACCCAGCAGGATGGGCTGAATGGGATGCCGCGAGTAAGGATTTCCTGCAAACATTGTATTACGGAGAGTACTTGAACAGTGGAGCAGGTGCTGGTACCAGCAAGAGAGTGACTTGGCCTGGTTATCATATCATCAAAACTGCTGCAGAGGCTAGCAAGTTTACAGTAACACAGCTCATCCAGGGCAATGTTTGGTTGAAGAACACAGGGGTAGCCTTCATTGAAGGCCTGTAG
- the LOC127102649 gene encoding uncharacterized protein LOC127102649, which translates to MGIDFTEGVKKVSWRLHTLFSVESQNYFDMKVKQPGPVTRLLSCTDEKKKNYKGMHLAPIFEVPSVSRHPKTGDWYPAINKPAGVIHWFKYSKDAINVGWVLILDTDMIIRGLILPWELVVALSPNTDTLCHDSLWYCCIATSKGAANHTMSVGEISKLYALRDQNQDSKNSPTSQKPSHQTLASRSVLPTPVKRKAKTSTTNSWGGDGDSKSVFNKNSETNRRHSIAISPEKEDVSSPAKVAKTKSKVPSTPAKKQLSFPASGTRRHPVPSRIGMSSNKNGVAATTIPEEKVKEGQCSQLSFCWMLWKECNHT; encoded by the exons ATGGGTATTGATTTTACAGAAGGGGTAAAGAAGGTATCTTGGAGATTGCACACACTGTTTTCTGTTGAAAGtcaaaattactttgatatgAAGGTCAAACAACCTGGACCTGTTACTCGTCTTCTTAGTTGTACCGATGAAAAGAAGAAGAATTATAAAGGAATGCATTTGGCTCCAATTTTTGAGGTTCCTTCTGTGAGTAGACATCCCAAAACTGGTGACTGGTACCCTGCAATAAACAAACCTGCCGGGGTCATACACTGGTTTAAATATAGTAAAGATGCAATAAATGTTGGTTGGGTTCTCATTCTAGACACAGACATGATTATCCGTGGCCTAATTTTACCTTGGGAACTTGTTGTTGCTCTGTCTCCAAACACTGATACCCTTTGCCATGACAGCTTATGGTACTGCTGCATTGCTACTT CAAAAGGTGCTGCAAATCACACTATGTCAGTTGGAGAAATCTCCAAATTGTATGCTCTAAGAGATCAAAATCAAGATAGTAAAAACTCTCCTACAAGCCAAAAACCAAGTCATCAAACTCTAGCTTCAAGGAGCGTACTTCCGACACCTGTTAAAAGAAAAGCAAAAACATCAACCACTAATTCTTGGGGTGGTGATGGTGATTCAAAGTCCGTGTTCAACAAGAATTCCGAAACTAATCGAAGACATAGCATTGCGATATCTCCGGAGAAAGAAGATGTAAGCTCACCTGCAAAGGTTGCAAAGACTAAAAGCAAAGTGCCAAGTACTCCTGCTAAGAAGCAGCTTTCTTTCCCAGCTTCTGGTACAAGAAGGCATCCTGTTCCAAGTAGAATAGGAATGAGTTCTAATAAGAATGGTGTGGCTGCTACTACTATTCCTGAAGAGAAAGTGAAAGAAGGACAGTGCAGTCAATTATCATTTTGCTGGATGCTTTGGAAAGAATGCAATCACACTTAG